The Cenarchaeum symbiont of Oopsacas minuta genome window below encodes:
- a CDS encoding Gp37Gp68 family protein, which produces MALDSEIEWTEATWNPSTGCTKISPGCKNCYAEKLSHRLKLMGLKKYENEFDFTEHLNDLNLPKQWKKSKKIFVNSMSDMFHEKSSFEFIVKCFNTMIEADRHRYQILTKRPHIMSDFSEIFCDYFGYNIPNHIWMGVSVENEDYVWRIDELKKVKCKTRFISFEPLIYSVGKVNLKGINWVIIGGESGAKFRSVEKEWILEIIEQCKKQNIAIFFKQWGGFRPKSGGRTINRRKYSEYPNIQYRNPLKHIVFDKKAFAQLCLDNEVKNRKKVTI; this is translated from the coding sequence ATGGCTCTAGATTCTGAAATTGAGTGGACTGAAGCAACTTGGAACCCGAGTACAGGATGTACTAAAATTTCTCCTGGATGTAAAAATTGTTATGCTGAGAAATTATCTCATAGATTAAAGTTAATGGGATTAAAAAAATATGAAAATGAATTTGACTTTACTGAACATCTTAATGATCTAAATTTACCAAAACAATGGAAAAAATCAAAAAAAATTTTTGTTAATAGTATGTCTGACATGTTTCATGAAAAATCTTCTTTTGAATTTATTGTAAAATGCTTTAACACTATGATTGAAGCTGATAGACATAGATATCAAATTCTTACAAAACGTCCTCATATAATGTCGGATTTTTCAGAGATTTTCTGTGATTATTTTGGATATAATATTCCAAATCATATTTGGATGGGAGTTAGTGTTGAAAATGAAGATTATGTATGGCGAATTGATGAACTAAAAAAAGTAAAATGTAAAACTCGTTTTATTAGTTTTGAACCATTAATCTACTCTGTTGGAAAAGTAAACCTAAAAGGAATCAATTGGGTCATTATTGGAGGAGAAAGTGGAGCTAAATTCAGATCAGTAGAAAAAGAATGGATTTTAGAAATTATTGAACAATGTAAAAAACAAAATATTGCAATATTCTTTAAACAATGGGGTGGTTTTAGACCAAAATCAGGTGGTAGAACAATCAATAGAAGAAAGTACAGCGAATATCCAAATATCCAATACCGTAACCCGCTAAAACATATTGTGTTTGATAAAAAAGCATTTGCGCAATTATGTCTTGACAATGAAGTTAAGAATAGAAAAAAGGTAACTATCTAG
- a CDS encoding Transposase produces the protein MLETASKAVSKTAANKRNIVLYGDGAYDTNANFNRCRKLGIKPVIKVRSNSVLHVGCYARNKAVREQLGEIKHLAFTPNDAMLKNQAEWKKRVRYGQRWIVEVVFSAFKRFCHVKKMG, from the coding sequence TTGTTAGAAACAGCATCCAAGGCGGTATCAAAGACAGCTGCGAACAAACGCAATATAGTACTGTATGGAGATGGTGCGTATGATACAAACGCCAATTTTAACCGCTGCCGAAAGCTTGGCATTAAACCTGTGATAAAGGTTCGATCAAATTCTGTACTTCATGTTGGTTGTTATGCACGTAACAAAGCGGTCCGTGAGCAGCTTGGAGAAATAAAGCATCTGGCATTTACTCCAAATGATGCAATGCTAAAAAACCAAGCAGAGTGGAAAAAACGCGTCAGATATGGTCAACGTTGGATAGTTGAGGTAGTGTTTTCTGCATTTAAGAGATTCTGTCATGTCAAGAAAATGGGATAA
- a CDS encoding Transposase — protein sequence MHRKIRTLEGCKNKNKKRSGHHKTKKQTKSLPHFDRSYMYVGIDVHKEFLQVAMMDKKGKIVFNERVDRDNDEVKKFFLKNVPKSAKCIMESSSVWYGLFTFMTKDLKLDVSLSNPYQTKAIASSKKKTDKIDAMILADLYRGGYIALCHVPTKIVVEWRRLVRHRHWSVQMRTSEKNAIHGILLQEGIKIAGTTFTQKYNESLHFIGDYRIDESSRGDRLV from the coding sequence GTGCACAGAAAAATTAGGACTTTAGAAGGTTGTAAGAATAAGAACAAAAAGAGATCTGGTCATCACAAAACTAAAAAACAAACAAAATCATTACCGCATTTTGACAGATCCTACATGTACGTTGGTATTGACGTCCACAAGGAGTTCCTTCAGGTTGCAATGATGGACAAAAAAGGTAAAATTGTCTTTAACGAGAGAGTCGATAGAGACAACGATGAGGTGAAAAAGTTTTTCTTAAAAAATGTTCCAAAGAGTGCAAAATGTATCATGGAATCCTCATCTGTTTGGTATGGCTTGTTTACGTTCATGACAAAAGATCTAAAGCTGGATGTATCTCTCTCGAACCCATACCAGACAAAGGCAATTGCGTCATCCAAGAAAAAAACTGACAAGATTGACGCAATGATACTTGCAGACCTTTACCGTGGCGGATATATTGCACTGTGCCATGTTCCAACAAAAATTGTGGTGGAATGGAGGCGCCTTGTACGACATAGACATTGGAGTGTACAGATGAGAACGAGTGAAAAAAATGCCATACATGGAATCCTATTACAAGAGGGGATAAAGATTGCAGGTACAACATTTACTCAAAAGTACAACGAATCGCTTCATTTCATAGGTGATTACAGAATTGATGAATCATCTAGAGGCGATAGACTCGTATGA
- a CDS encoding Transposase — protein MTYIKDRKYINHGKQLVLDSNHDELLAEIKNMNKNKNGKPFTCPQSLIQQMVFLRSLFGLGYRQMDGLLTKSIQEEFSIGFVQLWRRISVINVGYDEDDGVFTFSNSLTGNVEKINVAFDGSGFKGGKGGEWRRIKWNIRLGFIRITLAVNADDKKIIAMTITDEHTGELSQFPKLLQKVIDARNKQTRLKQNKKPGTGITAFGDGIYATKQNVNCCIKNGVKPVLKVMINSSGRSRGYMARKKLVDAQLGGGHKYISKLDRNQRLENQKKWLKDNNYGKRQAAEIAFSTLKRVYGDAVMAKNWTNMRQEIALYIQQNHRYGE, from the coding sequence TTGACATACATCAAAGACAGAAAATACATCAATCATGGCAAACAGTTAGTTCTAGATTCAAATCATGATGAATTGTTGGCAGAGATTAAAAATATGAACAAAAACAAAAATGGCAAACCTTTCACATGCCCACAATCTTTGATACAGCAGATGGTATTCCTAAGATCATTATTTGGTCTTGGATACAGACAAATGGATGGCCTATTAACAAAATCAATACAGGAAGAATTTTCCATAGGTTTTGTTCAATTATGGCGCAGAATCTCTGTCATTAATGTAGGATATGATGAAGACGATGGTGTATTTACATTTTCAAACTCATTAACAGGTAATGTGGAAAAAATAAACGTAGCATTTGATGGCAGTGGGTTCAAAGGTGGTAAAGGTGGAGAATGGAGACGTATAAAATGGAATATCCGTCTAGGATTTATCCGAATAACTCTGGCAGTAAACGCAGATGATAAAAAAATCATAGCAATGACAATCACTGATGAACACACTGGAGAGCTCTCACAATTTCCAAAACTATTGCAAAAAGTCATAGATGCACGTAATAAACAAACTCGTTTAAAACAAAATAAAAAACCTGGAACAGGCATAACTGCATTTGGAGATGGAATTTATGCTACAAAACAAAATGTAAACTGTTGCATCAAAAATGGTGTAAAACCAGTTCTTAAAGTAATGATAAACTCATCAGGTAGATCTCGTGGGTATATGGCTCGAAAGAAATTAGTAGATGCACAGCTTGGTGGTGGCCACAAATATATTTCAAAGCTTGATCGTAATCAAAGATTAGAAAATCAAAAAAAATGGTTAAAGGATAATAATTATGGCAAAAGACAAGCAGCTGAGATTGCATTCTCCACACTCAAACGCGTCTATGGTGATGCAGTAATGGCAAAAAACTGGACAAATATGCGTCAAGAGATCGCATTATACATACAACAAAATCATAGATATGGAGAATGA
- a CDS encoding Transposase: MCDSDKRMILKLEKKNTELKAEIEKFKAELHDYKKGRLSNDTVFDQIIDDDQNLYATTGLERNEFEWILVRFENAVKNSPNAPRFSEYANESGNTCILSVRRVLFIALSRKRNNEKQEIFAAYAHIDQSTVSRYLALADVLLMKILPTAENIAATIRKERTIQAFKEFVPGKSAGELYLDATFVQVQRPQVDQKKAYSGKHKRHVYNIQITSNKDGLVLDVGHPEEGSAHDMEVLRRNPPNFGKWTKNMRDPNTKQEHRIILYTDKGYLGVEKDYPGIISKQPYKKPKGYEMTETDQKYNKRISRKRIRVEHAINRLKWFRRMSV; this comes from the coding sequence ATGTGTGATTCAGACAAGCGTATGATTCTCAAACTAGAAAAGAAAAATACCGAATTGAAAGCAGAAATTGAGAAATTTAAAGCAGAATTGCATGATTACAAGAAAGGCAGATTGTCCAATGACACTGTGTTTGATCAGATAATTGATGATGACCAAAACCTTTACGCCACTACGGGATTGGAACGTAACGAGTTTGAATGGATCCTTGTACGATTTGAAAATGCTGTTAAAAATTCACCAAATGCACCACGTTTCTCCGAATATGCCAACGAGTCAGGAAACACATGCATTCTCTCTGTAAGACGAGTCTTGTTTATTGCATTGTCTCGCAAACGCAACAACGAAAAGCAAGAAATATTTGCAGCATATGCCCACATTGATCAGAGTACAGTCAGTAGATATCTAGCATTAGCAGATGTGCTGTTGATGAAGATCCTTCCAACTGCCGAAAACATTGCAGCTACAATACGGAAAGAACGCACCATCCAAGCGTTTAAAGAATTTGTTCCAGGCAAGAGTGCAGGTGAGCTATATCTTGATGCCACGTTTGTACAGGTTCAAAGACCACAAGTAGATCAAAAAAAGGCATACTCTGGAAAACACAAGCGACATGTGTACAATATCCAGATAACCTCAAACAAAGATGGACTAGTACTTGATGTAGGCCATCCTGAAGAAGGTTCTGCACACGACATGGAAGTACTACGACGCAATCCACCAAATTTTGGCAAATGGACAAAGAACATGAGAGATCCTAATACAAAACAAGAACATCGTATCATACTGTATACAGATAAAGGATATCTTGGTGTAGAGAAAGATTATCCTGGAATAATTTCAAAGCAACCATACAAAAAACCCAAAGGTTACGAGATGACAGAGACAGATCAGAAATACAATAAAAGAATTAGTCGTAAACGTATTAGAGTAGAGCATGCGATAAACCGACTAAAATGGTTCCGCAGGATGAGTGTATGA